In a genomic window of Rubrobacter calidifluminis:
- a CDS encoding ABC transporter permease yields the protein MRLRRFSQMSVRNLGARPQRTALTAIGIVLGVGIVFGVITLSNTMSKTFTELYSKAYGAAEITVTAQGGNGTFEESRLGEIRSNPDVGSAAPRLSVPSSLILGGKGGHPRVESMRLFGVEPKSAAFATGFSLARGRYPRSGAELMLDAGTAKAAGLRVGQKVRVGTPGGVVRMNLVGTLRTPGGSFGGIAFGMAPLRFVQKEFGYPHRISGVAVQAAKGVPVERLRKELDSSLGRGLTAQLSSTRTREANSQFQGFELALLFFAGTSLFVGAFLVFNALSMTVLERTRELGMLRALGATRSMIARSVIIEAAALGLAGSVTGLAFGYLMARGLSYLFGRAFHFQIERVDVSPFALASAVAVGIVITVLAALYPALRAGRVSPVEAMRSRSAPTGEGRRGRAARLSPLASVVLAGGGIPWTYYLAKHLSAQLQGLVYASGMAGVIAIFLGISLLVPTLIRPMAAGLSPILRLLFGVEGRMASANATRNPGRTSLTASALMIGIALVITFATLGGSVLGSIRTYLEGSLGSDYVIEPTTQNSSITFSPGIAHRVERIPGVEETTGISSTVQSMGSRIYFVFGLERNYTDIFRINYASGRGVGREAFSKLQRGQTIIGKQLARSQHLTIGSEVSVPSPRGIRHYRVAGIVDNDILGGGTGVYVSKKTIERDFGVGGDGFLAIKVSPGSDRAAIAHRIKEVIKDYPQLTLYSNAEWKASIERSFEQQYAFFYAIMGVSVAVSAFGVINTLSMSVFERTREIGILRAIGSTRLQVGRLIVDEGVVISVIGCVLGVALGSFLGYLFVRGTGANGFDISFYYPTLPALYAILSGLVIGVLAGLLPARTAARKDIVEAVQYE from the coding sequence TTGAGGCTCAGGCGTTTCTCGCAGATGAGCGTCCGCAACCTCGGTGCGCGGCCGCAGAGGACCGCTCTCACGGCGATAGGTATCGTCCTCGGCGTGGGGATAGTCTTCGGCGTGATCACGCTCTCCAACACGATGTCGAAGACGTTCACCGAACTCTACTCGAAGGCCTACGGTGCGGCGGAGATAACCGTCACCGCGCAGGGCGGAAACGGCACCTTCGAAGAATCCAGGCTCGGCGAGATCCGCTCGAACCCCGACGTGGGCTCGGCGGCCCCCCGGCTCTCGGTACCCTCCTCGCTCATCCTCGGCGGCAAGGGAGGGCACCCGCGGGTGGAGAGCATGCGCCTGTTCGGGGTGGAGCCGAAGAGCGCCGCCTTCGCCACCGGCTTCAGCCTGGCGAGGGGGCGCTACCCGAGGAGCGGGGCCGAGCTGATGCTCGACGCCGGCACCGCGAAGGCCGCGGGGCTCAGGGTAGGACAGAAGGTGCGCGTGGGGACGCCGGGCGGCGTGGTGCGGATGAATCTGGTGGGTACGCTCAGGACGCCGGGTGGCTCCTTCGGAGGGATCGCCTTCGGCATGGCCCCGCTGCGCTTCGTCCAGAAGGAGTTCGGCTACCCGCACAGGATCTCGGGTGTGGCCGTGCAGGCGGCGAAGGGGGTGCCGGTCGAACGGCTCAGGAAGGAGCTCGACTCCTCGCTCGGCAGAGGGCTCACGGCCCAGCTCTCCTCGACCCGCACCCGCGAGGCGAACAGCCAGTTCCAGGGTTTCGAGCTCGCGCTCCTGTTCTTCGCCGGGACCTCCCTTTTCGTCGGAGCTTTTCTGGTCTTCAACGCGCTCTCGATGACCGTCCTGGAGCGGACCAGGGAGCTCGGGATGCTCCGGGCGCTCGGTGCGACGCGTTCGATGATCGCCCGCTCGGTCATAATCGAGGCTGCCGCGCTGGGGCTGGCGGGGTCTGTCACGGGGCTCGCGTTCGGTTACCTGATGGCCCGAGGTCTCTCCTACCTCTTCGGCCGGGCCTTCCACTTCCAGATAGAGCGGGTGGACGTCTCGCCGTTCGCGCTCGCCTCGGCGGTGGCCGTGGGGATAGTGATCACGGTGCTCGCCGCACTCTACCCGGCGCTGCGCGCGGGCCGGGTGAGCCCGGTGGAGGCGATGCGCTCCCGCAGCGCTCCCACCGGGGAGGGGCGGCGCGGCCGCGCCGCCCGGCTCTCGCCCCTCGCCAGTGTGGTCCTCGCCGGAGGGGGCATCCCCTGGACCTACTACCTGGCGAAGCACCTCTCGGCCCAGCTGCAGGGGCTCGTCTACGCCTCCGGCATGGCAGGAGTCATCGCGATCTTCCTGGGCATCTCGCTCCTGGTCCCCACGCTCATCCGGCCGATGGCCGCTGGACTCTCCCCCATCCTGCGCCTGCTCTTCGGCGTAGAGGGGAGGATGGCCTCGGCCAACGCCACGCGCAACCCGGGCAGGACATCGCTCACGGCCTCGGCGCTCATGATCGGCATCGCCCTCGTCATAACCTTCGCCACACTCGGAGGGAGCGTGCTCGGCTCGATCCGGACCTACCTGGAAGGCTCCCTCGGCAGCGACTACGTGATCGAACCCACGACCCAGAACTCGAGCATCACCTTCTCACCCGGGATAGCCCACCGGGTGGAGAGGATCCCCGGTGTGGAGGAGACTACCGGTATTTCCTCCACCGTTCAGAGTATGGGTAGCCGGATCTACTTCGTCTTCGGGCTGGAAAGAAACTATACGGACATCTTCAGGATCAACTACGCCTCCGGCAGGGGTGTGGGCAGGGAGGCTTTCTCTAAGCTCCAGCGCGGCCAGACGATCATCGGCAAGCAGCTCGCCCGCTCCCAGCACCTCACGATCGGCTCCGAGGTCTCCGTGCCGAGCCCCAGGGGCATCAGGCATTACAGGGTCGCGGGGATAGTGGACAACGACATCCTCGGCGGCGGCACCGGAGTCTACGTCTCGAAGAAAACGATCGAGCGGGACTTCGGTGTGGGCGGGGACGGCTTCCTCGCGATAAAGGTCTCTCCCGGCTCCGATCGGGCAGCGATCGCACACAGGATAAAAGAGGTAATCAAAGACTACCCCCAGCTCACGCTCTACTCCAACGCCGAGTGGAAGGCCTCGATAGAGCGCAGCTTCGAGCAGCAGTACGCGTTCTTCTACGCGATCATGGGCGTCTCGGTGGCGGTCTCGGCCTTCGGGGTGATAAACACCCTCTCGATGAGCGTCTTCGAGCGCACGCGGGAGATAGGCATCCTCCGGGCCATCGGCTCCACCAGGCTGCAGGTGGGGCGTCTGATCGTGGACGAGGGGGTCGTGATAAGCGTGATCGGCTGCGTGCTGGGGGTGGCGCTGGGCTCCTTCCTGGGGTACCTCTTCGTGCGCGGGACCGGGGCGAACGGCTTCGACATCTCCTTCTACTACCCGACGCTCCCGGCCCTCTACGCGATCCTCTCGGGGCTCGTGATCGGGGTGCTCGCCGGGCTCCTTCCGGCCCGGACGGCGGCGAGAAAGGACATCGTGGAGGCTGTACAGTACGAGTAG
- a CDS encoding ABC transporter ATP-binding protein, translating into MRLDSGMALEALDLVKVYGEGPTAVRALDGVSTGFSTGEFTAIMGASGSGKSTLLHILGGLDNPTSGRVIVGGQDLSGLSDRKLTLMRRERMGFVFQFFNLIPTLSAEENILLPALIAGERASKYEGRLSELLELVGLEDRRTHRPDELSGGEQQRVAIARALLRNPDIVLADEPTGNLDSRTGGEILSLLRESVSRYRQTTIMVTHDARAAGVADRVIFLADGRMVSEARGLSQDEILERIKTLESAKE; encoded by the coding sequence GTGCGGCTGGACTCCGGCATGGCTCTCGAGGCCCTCGACCTGGTGAAGGTCTACGGCGAGGGTCCGACAGCCGTCAGGGCGCTCGACGGCGTCTCGACGGGCTTCTCGACCGGCGAGTTCACCGCGATCATGGGTGCCTCGGGCTCGGGGAAGAGCACCCTGCTGCACATCCTGGGGGGCCTGGACAACCCCACCTCGGGGCGGGTGATCGTCGGCGGGCAGGACCTCTCGGGCCTCTCCGACAGGAAGCTCACCCTGATGCGGCGGGAGCGGATGGGCTTCGTCTTCCAGTTCTTCAACCTCATCCCGACGCTCTCGGCAGAGGAGAACATCCTACTCCCCGCGCTCATCGCGGGCGAGAGGGCCTCCAAGTACGAGGGGCGCCTCTCGGAGCTGCTGGAGTTGGTGGGGCTTGAGGACCGCAGGACGCACCGCCCCGACGAGCTCTCCGGCGGCGAGCAGCAGCGGGTCGCGATAGCACGCGCCCTGCTGCGCAATCCGGACATCGTGCTCGCCGACGAGCCGACCGGCAACCTCGACTCCAGGACCGGGGGCGAGATACTCTCGCTCCTGCGGGAGTCCGTGAGCCGCTACCGACAGACCACGATCATGGTCACCCACGACGCCCGCGCCGCGGGAGTCGCAGATCGCGTGATCTTCCTGGCCGACGGACGCATGGTGAGCGAGGCCCGGGGGCTCTCCCAGGACGAGATCCTGGAGCGGATAAAGACGCTGGAATCCGCCAAGGAGTAA
- the rpsF gene encoding 30S ribosomal protein S6 yields the protein MENAYEVMLIVIPELDEEQVESTVGRFRTIIERTGGEVLNVDLWGKRRLAYEIDHRSEAYYAVIHFTVGERTLVELKRILRVSDDVLRHMIVKLPPDYAGSLREEESVEAAG from the coding sequence TTGGAGAACGCCTACGAGGTCATGCTCATCGTGATCCCCGAGCTCGACGAGGAGCAGGTCGAGAGCACGGTCGGCCGCTTCCGCACGATCATCGAGCGCACCGGCGGGGAGGTGCTCAACGTCGACCTGTGGGGCAAGAGACGGCTCGCCTACGAGATAGACCACCGCTCCGAGGCCTACTACGCGGTGATACACTTTACGGTCGGCGAGAGGACCCTCGTCGAGCTCAAGCGTATCCTGCGCGTCTCCGACGACGTTCTGCGGCACATGATCGTGAAGCTCCCTCCCGACTACGCGGGATCGCTGCGCGAGGAAGAGAGCGTCGAGGCGGCAGGCTAA
- the rpsR gene encoding 30S ribosomal protein S18 yields the protein MSSKSKGSGGGRSGKNKPCVFCKENVTYVDYKDYNTLRRFISDRAKIRARRVTGLCPKHQRETARAIKRAREMALLPYIAGR from the coding sequence GTGAGCAGCAAGAGCAAGGGATCCGGCGGCGGGCGCTCCGGCAAGAACAAGCCGTGCGTCTTCTGCAAGGAGAACGTCACCTACGTAGACTACAAGGACTACAACACCCTCAGGCGCTTCATCTCCGACCGGGCCAAGATCCGGGCGCGCCGCGTCACGGGGCTGTGCCCCAAGCACCAGCGGGAGACCGCCCGGGCGATAAAGCGGGCCCGGGAGATGGCGCTGCTTCCCTACATCGCCGGACGTTAG
- the rplI gene encoding 50S ribosomal protein L9 — protein sequence MQVILTQDVEKVGNRGEIVDVSRGYVRNFLVPRGLAEVATPAKLEEARRRMQEAAERERRLAERAVEIAETLNKSVITIEARTGEDERLFGSITAANIAEAIEQARGIHLDRRKIRLEEPIRSLGTHQVPVQVHGDVEASVKVIVVPKL from the coding sequence ATGCAGGTGATACTCACACAGGACGTCGAGAAGGTCGGGAACCGGGGCGAGATCGTCGACGTGAGCCGCGGCTACGTCCGCAACTTCCTGGTGCCGCGCGGGCTCGCGGAGGTGGCGACCCCCGCGAAGCTCGAGGAGGCCCGCAGGAGGATGCAGGAGGCCGCCGAACGCGAGCGGCGGCTCGCCGAGCGGGCCGTCGAGATCGCCGAGACGCTCAACAAGAGCGTCATCACGATAGAGGCCCGCACCGGCGAGGACGAGCGGCTCTTCGGTTCGATCACCGCGGCGAACATCGCCGAGGCCATAGAGCAGGCGCGCGGCATCCACCTCGACCGCCGCAAGATACGCCTCGAGGAGCCGATAAGGTCGCTCGGGACGCACCAGGTCCCCGTGCAGGTGCACGGGGACGTCGAGGCCAGCGTCAAGGTCATCGTCGTTCCGAAGCTCTAG
- the dnaB gene encoding replicative DNA helicase encodes MERRGRIRSVGAGPEAARVPPHDLEAERAVIGAMLVSEAAVSTVAEKLAAEDFYSETHRIIYSAMMRLYSRGDPIDQLTLTNELRGSGEFDKVGGRAYIFEIVESVPTTANVSRYADIVRSKAILRAVIDASSRIAEDAFREPEDVGEALDAAEQLIYSISNRRLKEQLSPVSELAPGALEMIQQLYESEGEVTGVETGFEDLDRLTTGFHKSDLIILAARPAMGKCVKWDNLVVDPESGERLTIEECVKRRLPRVSNVSEAGELQTTDISDWIDSGVKPCYRVVTRTGRSVEVTGHHPFLTVKGWTPLHDLEVGDSIAVPRGLPVFGSDETWPLDLVRLLAYFIAEGGPTRECPKWTNADPQLVEDFRRCIGEQFPDAVVTKEPHRPYDYKVVGNGERRGMNSNPVTAWLRELGLMGKYAGDKSFPSLVWRWSRRYLAEFLRVLFSCDGTIYGLGKHPRIEFSVGSERLARDVHHALLRFGIVAKLWRKKERCWRVEITAPDSVLRYQAEIGWIGEKALRFAGGAFAERELPKRVPNYGHPPREVWELVREAAARRGLSLSELGRRAREMERHGRRAGYNPHTNRNLPAYRLARYAEVLNDERLARIASPDLFWDEIVSIEYVGEHRVYDLTVPEGANFVAQDIFVHNTAFALNAIWHAAGVQKKPVAIFSLEMSKEQLVQRLISQTTRIRAQDLRSGNVKPEDWPKLVRGVAEVSGAPIWIDDTAGISLMEMRAKVRRLSSRLLAQEGRPLALVVVDYLQLMVGQNRENRQQEIAEISRGLKVLARDLDVPVLAIAQLSRAVEQRHDKRPLLSDLRDSGAIEQDADLVMFLYRDEYYNPDSDDKGIAEVIVGKHRNGPTGKVQLAWMEQYTKFASLAKGL; translated from the coding sequence ATGGAACGGCGGGGGAGGATAAGGAGCGTCGGTGCCGGGCCGGAGGCGGCCCGCGTACCACCGCACGACCTGGAGGCCGAGCGGGCCGTGATCGGGGCGATGCTCGTCTCGGAGGCTGCGGTCTCCACCGTCGCCGAGAAGCTCGCCGCCGAGGACTTCTACTCGGAGACGCACCGCATCATCTACTCGGCGATGATGCGGCTCTACTCCCGCGGGGACCCCATAGACCAGCTCACGCTCACCAACGAGCTGCGTGGCAGCGGCGAGTTCGACAAGGTCGGCGGACGGGCTTACATCTTCGAGATCGTCGAGAGCGTCCCGACGACGGCGAACGTCTCCCGCTACGCCGACATAGTGCGCTCGAAGGCGATCCTCAGGGCCGTGATAGACGCCTCGAGCCGCATCGCCGAGGACGCCTTCCGGGAACCGGAGGACGTGGGGGAGGCGCTCGATGCCGCCGAGCAACTCATCTACAGCATCTCCAACCGGCGTCTCAAGGAGCAGCTCTCCCCGGTCTCCGAGCTCGCGCCGGGGGCGCTGGAGATGATCCAGCAGCTCTACGAGTCCGAGGGGGAGGTGACCGGGGTCGAGACCGGCTTCGAGGACCTCGACCGCCTGACGACGGGCTTCCACAAGAGCGACCTCATCATCCTCGCCGCCCGGCCCGCGATGGGGAAGTGCGTGAAGTGGGACAACCTGGTCGTAGACCCGGAGAGCGGCGAGAGGTTGACGATCGAGGAGTGCGTTAAGCGCCGGCTGCCCCGCGTATCGAACGTCTCCGAAGCCGGAGAGCTGCAGACTACCGACATCTCGGACTGGATAGACAGCGGCGTGAAGCCGTGCTACCGCGTCGTCACCCGTACCGGTCGCAGCGTCGAGGTCACCGGTCACCACCCGTTTCTGACGGTGAAGGGATGGACGCCGCTGCACGACCTCGAGGTAGGCGACAGCATCGCCGTGCCGCGCGGGTTGCCGGTGTTCGGGAGCGACGAGACGTGGCCCCTGGACCTGGTCCGGTTGCTCGCTTACTTCATCGCCGAGGGTGGACCGACCCGCGAATGTCCGAAGTGGACGAACGCGGATCCCCAGCTCGTAGAGGACTTCCGCCGGTGCATCGGGGAGCAGTTCCCCGACGCGGTCGTGACGAAGGAGCCCCATCGCCCGTACGACTACAAGGTCGTGGGCAATGGAGAGCGGCGAGGGATGAACAGTAATCCCGTCACCGCCTGGCTGAGAGAGCTTGGCCTCATGGGCAAGTATGCCGGGGACAAATCGTTCCCTTCGCTCGTCTGGCGGTGGAGCCGGCGCTACCTGGCCGAGTTCCTGCGCGTGCTGTTCAGTTGCGACGGGACCATCTACGGGTTGGGGAAGCATCCGCGCATCGAGTTCAGCGTCGGCTCCGAACGGCTCGCCCGCGACGTCCACCACGCCCTCCTGCGCTTCGGCATCGTCGCCAAGCTCTGGCGAAAGAAGGAGCGGTGCTGGAGGGTTGAGATCACCGCCCCCGACTCCGTGTTGCGCTACCAGGCGGAGATCGGCTGGATCGGGGAGAAGGCCCTCCGGTTTGCGGGCGGGGCTTTCGCGGAGCGCGAGCTGCCGAAGCGCGTTCCCAACTACGGCCACCCCCCAAGGGAGGTCTGGGAGCTGGTGCGCGAGGCCGCCGCGCGGCGGGGCCTGAGCCTCTCGGAGCTGGGACGGCGCGCTCGAGAGATGGAGAGGCATGGCAGGCGCGCCGGCTACAACCCGCACACCAACAGGAACCTGCCCGCCTATCGGCTGGCGCGGTATGCAGAGGTTCTGAACGATGAAAGACTTGCGCGCATAGCCAGCCCGGATCTCTTTTGGGACGAGATCGTCTCCATAGAGTACGTGGGAGAACACCGGGTCTACGACCTGACCGTGCCCGAAGGGGCCAACTTCGTCGCCCAGGACATCTTCGTGCACAACACCGCCTTCGCGCTGAACGCCATCTGGCACGCCGCCGGGGTGCAGAAGAAGCCGGTCGCGATCTTCTCGCTGGAGATGAGCAAGGAGCAGCTCGTCCAGCGTCTGATCTCCCAGACCACCCGCATAAGGGCGCAGGATCTCAGGAGCGGCAACGTGAAACCCGAGGACTGGCCGAAGCTCGTGCGGGGGGTGGCCGAGGTCTCGGGGGCCCCCATCTGGATAGACGACACCGCCGGCATCTCGCTGATGGAGATGCGGGCCAAGGTCAGGCGCCTCTCCAGCCGCCTGTTGGCCCAGGAAGGACGCCCGCTCGCGCTCGTCGTCGTGGACTACCTCCAGCTCATGGTCGGGCAGAACCGCGAGAACCGCCAGCAGGAGATCGCCGAGATCAGCCGCGGCCTCAAGGTCCTCGCCCGCGACCTGGACGTGCCCGTCCTGGCGATAGCCCAGCTCTCCCGCGCCGTCGAGCAGCGCCACGACAAACGCCCGCTGCTCTCGGATTTGCGCGACTCGGGGGCCATCGAGCAGGACGCCGACCTAGTGATGTTCCTCTACCGCGACGAGTACTACAACCCCGACTCCGACGACAAAGGCATCGCCGAGGTCATCGTCGGCAAGCACCGCAACGGGCCCACCGGCAAGGTTCAGCTCGCCTGGATGGAGCAGTACACCAAGTTCGCCTCGCTCGCGAAGGGGCTCTGA
- the fabI gene encoding enoyl-ACP reductase FabI, which yields MGGILQGKKVLVTGVLDRRSIAYTVARIAQEQGAEIALSSFGRAASLTRRTARRMDPEPPVLELDANKPEDIENVARELGECWGEVDGVVHAIAFAPEDALGGNFLNAGWPSVATALQTSAYSLKAIAAGLAGIMPEGSSVVGLDFDASVAWPAYDWMGVAKAALESTARYLARDLGERGIRVNLVSAGPLKTLAASGISGFSEIEGVWDKRAPLGWKANDPEPVGRAVVSLLSDWWPATTGEIVHVDGGYHAMGTDIR from the coding sequence ATGGGCGGCATACTGCAGGGCAAGAAGGTGCTGGTTACCGGGGTGCTCGACCGGCGCTCGATAGCCTACACTGTGGCGAGGATAGCCCAGGAGCAGGGGGCCGAGATAGCGCTGTCCAGCTTCGGGCGCGCGGCGAGCCTTACCCGGCGCACGGCGCGCAGGATGGACCCGGAGCCCCCGGTGCTGGAGCTGGACGCGAACAAGCCGGAAGACATAGAGAACGTCGCCCGCGAGCTGGGGGAGTGCTGGGGGGAGGTGGACGGGGTGGTGCACGCCATCGCCTTCGCCCCGGAGGACGCGCTCGGCGGCAACTTCCTCAACGCCGGCTGGCCCTCGGTCGCGACGGCGCTCCAGACCTCGGCTTACTCGCTAAAGGCGATAGCCGCCGGGCTCGCCGGGATCATGCCCGAAGGCTCCTCGGTCGTCGGGCTCGACTTCGACGCGAGCGTGGCGTGGCCGGCGTACGACTGGATGGGGGTGGCGAAGGCCGCCCTGGAGTCGACCGCGCGCTACCTGGCGCGAGACCTCGGCGAGCGGGGCATCCGGGTGAACCTGGTCTCGGCCGGCCCTCTGAAGACGCTCGCGGCGAGTGGCATAAGCGGTTTTTCGGAGATAGAGGGAGTGTGGGACAAGAGGGCGCCTCTGGGCTGGAAGGCGAACGACCCCGAGCCGGTGGGCCGGGCGGTGGTGAGCCTGCTCTCCGACTGGTGGCCGGCGACGACGGGCGAGATAGTCCACGTCGACGGCGGCTACCACGCGATGGGTACGGACATAAGGTAG
- a CDS encoding DUF2723 domain-containing protein, whose product MKKLRAGLEHSLAGRVALLLGVLVFVVAFSLYLATLAPTVLPRDVSAGLADAGLFQVRVYILGIPNPTGYPTYLLLSKLFTYLPVGDIGYRVNLASAVYAAVAVLLLFSMLRVLTGRVVPSAAAALLFGVSRAFWSQAVIAEVYTLNVMFVCLLCLMFMLWRVRRRDRYLLLAALFMGLSLTNHLTSGLLIPAGLVFVGLTDWRKLLDWRLVLKSAGLFVAGLLPYVYLPVRAMAHPPLSGYHLTSLKGFFSFVTGSSFQGQMFVYSFSQLPWRLEFYLGHLLDQFSPAFLVVAAFGFWYMIFTDRAAAAFFGILYAGWLAFALEYAIPDVWVYFIPTYLIVCVFVASGLVALFEGGGYLVRRWRLTEHLSAAQRLAAAGAIGLLALAAPLAGVHDTYRVVDHSDYYQARKTINLVARGVPRGATVVTNGSSLWYMKLVEHRRSDLKIVSPFLNPEEWSQQAKPWVRLSRKYLREGDRVYVLLPGGRDDYYRGYFERSGLRLVSHDGGVFYRVEESGGGG is encoded by the coding sequence GTGAAGAAGCTGCGCGCAGGGCTCGAGCATTCCTTGGCCGGGAGGGTTGCCCTCCTTCTCGGCGTACTGGTGTTCGTGGTCGCATTCAGCCTCTACCTCGCCACGCTCGCCCCGACCGTGCTGCCGCGTGACGTGAGCGCCGGGCTGGCCGATGCCGGGCTCTTCCAGGTAAGGGTTTACATACTCGGCATCCCGAACCCCACCGGTTATCCGACATACCTGCTCCTGAGCAAGCTCTTCACCTACCTGCCGGTCGGGGATATCGGCTATCGGGTCAACCTGGCTTCGGCTGTCTACGCCGCTGTGGCGGTGCTCCTGTTGTTCTCGATGCTGCGGGTGCTGACGGGGAGGGTCGTTCCCTCCGCCGCCGCCGCGCTGCTTTTCGGAGTCTCGCGCGCCTTCTGGAGCCAGGCGGTCATCGCCGAGGTCTACACGCTCAACGTGATGTTCGTCTGCCTGCTCTGCCTGATGTTCATGCTCTGGAGGGTGCGCCGGCGGGATCGCTACCTGCTGCTCGCCGCGCTATTCATGGGGCTCTCGCTCACCAACCACCTGACGAGCGGGCTGCTCATCCCGGCCGGTCTGGTCTTCGTGGGCCTGACCGACTGGAGGAAGCTGCTCGACTGGCGGCTGGTCCTCAAGTCTGCCGGGCTGTTCGTCGCCGGCCTCCTCCCCTACGTGTACCTGCCGGTCCGGGCTATGGCGCACCCACCGCTGAGCGGCTACCATCTGACCTCTCTGAAGGGGTTCTTCTCCTTTGTGACCGGGAGCAGCTTCCAGGGGCAGATGTTCGTTTACAGCTTCTCCCAGCTCCCCTGGCGGCTGGAGTTCTACCTCGGTCATCTGCTGGACCAGTTCTCTCCGGCCTTCCTGGTGGTGGCCGCGTTCGGGTTCTGGTACATGATCTTCACCGACCGGGCGGCGGCCGCCTTCTTCGGCATCCTGTATGCTGGCTGGCTCGCCTTTGCCCTCGAGTACGCAATTCCGGACGTCTGGGTATATTTCATCCCGACCTACCTGATCGTCTGTGTCTTCGTCGCCTCTGGGCTCGTGGCGCTCTTCGAGGGGGGCGGGTACCTGGTCCGGCGCTGGCGGCTGACCGAGCACCTTTCTGCCGCGCAGCGTCTGGCCGCGGCCGGAGCCATCGGTTTGCTGGCGCTCGCCGCCCCGCTCGCTGGTGTGCACGATACCTATCGGGTGGTTGATCACAGCGACTACTATCAGGCCAGGAAGACCATAAATCTTGTGGCCAGGGGCGTGCCGCGCGGGGCCACGGTTGTCACCAACGGCAGCAGCCTGTGGTACATGAAGCTGGTCGAGCATCGAAGGTCAGACCTGAAGATAGTTTCGCCGTTTTTGAACCCCGAGGAGTGGAGCCAGCAGGCCAAACCCTGGGTAAGGCTCTCCAGGAAGTATCTGCGGGAGGGAGACAGGGTGTACGTGCTCCTGCCCGGGGGACGCGACGATTACTATAGAGGCTACTTCGAGCGGTCCGGCCTGAGGCTGGTCTCGCACGATGGTGGCGTCTTCTACAGGGTCGAGGAGAGCGGCGGAGGAGGCTGA